The Clostridium sporogenes genome contains a region encoding:
- the truB gene encoding tRNA pseudouridine(55) synthase TruB, with product MDGVINVLKPKGITSFDVVRDIRKIAKIKKVGHTGTLDPLASGVLPVCIGKATKIVDYIMEGTKTYRVEMKLGTTTDTYDREGTVLEEKEVSVSSIEVEKAIEKYKGNIEQVPPMYSALKINGQKLYDLARKGIEVEREARKIQIHDICILSIDLPYIIFDVKCSKGTYIRSLCFDIGNDLGSGAVMWNLERLEASPFNIKEAIKLEDLNEENIKQFITPIDEALKDYEKLYLNKKFEKLVLNGVILKDRRVLDNIEENKLYRTYIEEDNFIGLGMKNAYGFKIHKLLT from the coding sequence ATGGATGGAGTAATAAATGTTTTAAAACCAAAGGGAATAACATCCTTTGATGTAGTTAGAGATATAAGAAAAATAGCAAAAATAAAAAAAGTTGGTCACACAGGTACATTAGATCCTTTAGCTTCTGGAGTTCTTCCCGTATGTATAGGTAAGGCTACAAAAATAGTGGATTATATAATGGAGGGAACCAAAACCTATAGAGTAGAAATGAAACTTGGAACTACTACGGATACCTATGATAGAGAAGGTACTGTATTAGAGGAAAAAGAAGTTAGTGTATCTTCTATAGAAGTAGAAAAGGCTATAGAAAAATATAAAGGCAATATAGAGCAAGTGCCACCTATGTATTCTGCTCTAAAAATTAATGGTCAAAAACTTTATGATTTGGCTAGAAAAGGTATAGAGGTGGAAAGGGAAGCGAGAAAAATACAAATACATGATATATGTATTTTAAGTATAGATTTACCCTATATTATATTTGATGTTAAATGTTCAAAGGGAACTTATATAAGGAGTTTGTGTTTTGATATAGGAAATGATTTAGGCTCAGGAGCGGTAATGTGGAATCTAGAAAGATTGGAAGCAAGCCCCTTTAATATAAAAGAAGCAATAAAATTAGAAGATTTAAACGAGGAAAATATAAAACAATTTATAACACCTATAGATGAAGCTTTAAAGGATTATGAAAAATTATATTTAAATAAAAAATTTGAAAAGCTTGTACTAAATGGTGTAATATTAAAAGATAGAAGAGTTTTAGATAATATAGAAGAAAATAAACTATATAGAACTTATATAGAAGAGGATAACTTTATAGGATTAGGAATGAAAAATGCATATGGATTTAAAATTCATAAATTATTAACTTAG
- a CDS encoding DHH family phosphoesterase produces the protein MITNDILDKIKESNSIAITFHTSPDGDSLGSALGLLQGIRRLNKKAYILSKEPIPETFKYLPCSEEITGDVKKPIEGTECVIVLDCGNVERINAELDLENREYSLINIDHHLSNDMYGDLNFVDTNAPAVAEVVYQLLKILGINSDKDIAACLYTSLVTDTGSFRYPGTTSVTHMIAGDLINTGVDFSSIHRKIFENKKFQRLKLYGKVLEEMYLENEKLCVMKVTEKMLQELNIEDAKDTSDIISQGMQIGSVEVAVLFKEVEEGVKISLRSKEYVDVRKIAENFGGGGHTRASGAFMKGKALNIVEKKLIETIKKELI, from the coding sequence ATGATAACTAATGATATACTAGATAAAATAAAGGAAAGTAATAGTATTGCTATTACTTTCCATACTTCTCCTGATGGAGATTCCTTAGGCAGTGCCTTAGGATTACTTCAGGGTATAAGAAGACTAAACAAGAAAGCTTATATACTTTCCAAAGAACCTATACCAGAAACTTTTAAATATCTACCTTGTAGTGAAGAAATTACAGGGGATGTAAAAAAGCCTATAGAAGGTACAGAATGTGTTATAGTTTTAGATTGTGGAAATGTAGAAAGAATAAATGCAGAATTAGATTTAGAAAATAGAGAATACTCATTAATAAATATAGATCATCACCTATCTAATGATATGTATGGTGATTTAAATTTTGTAGACACAAATGCACCGGCAGTGGCTGAAGTTGTATACCAATTGCTTAAAATATTAGGGATAAATTCAGATAAAGATATAGCAGCTTGTCTATACACATCTTTAGTTACAGATACAGGTTCCTTTAGATATCCAGGTACCACATCTGTAACTCATATGATAGCAGGAGATTTAATAAATACAGGTGTAGATTTCAGCTCAATACATAGAAAAATATTTGAAAATAAAAAATTTCAAAGATTAAAGCTTTATGGAAAAGTTCTAGAGGAAATGTATTTAGAAAATGAAAAGTTATGTGTTATGAAAGTAACGGAAAAGATGCTTCAGGAGTTAAACATAGAGGATGCAAAGGATACATCAGATATTATATCACAAGGTATGCAAATAGGATCTGTAGAAGTTGCTGTATTATTTAAAGAGGTAGAAGAAGGGGTAAAGATAAGTTTAAGATCAAAAGAATATGTGGATGTAAGAAAAATAGCTGAAAACTTTGGCGGTGGAGGACATACTCGTGCCTCAGGAGCCTTTATGAAAGGAAAAGCTTTAAATATAGTAGAAAAAAAATTAATAGAAACTATAAAAAAAGAGTTGATATAA
- the rbfA gene encoding 30S ribosome-binding factor RbfA produces MAKYRAGRINEEVKKEVSSIIHNDIKDPRLSAMVSVTDVNVTKDLKYAKVYVSIFGNEKAKEESLEALKSSVGFIRKEIGRRVKLRNTPEVIIEVDNSIERGMHIDELLHSIKENESNDN; encoded by the coding sequence ATGGCAAAATATAGAGCAGGAAGAATAAATGAAGAAGTAAAAAAAGAAGTGAGTAGTATTATTCATAATGATATAAAAGATCCAAGATTAAGTGCCATGGTGAGTGTAACAGATGTAAATGTTACAAAAGATTTGAAATATGCAAAGGTATATGTAAGTATTTTTGGAAATGAAAAAGCAAAAGAAGAATCCCTAGAGGCTTTAAAAAGTTCTGTAGGTTTCATAAGAAAAGAAATTGGAAGAAGAGTTAAATTAAGAAACACACCAGAGGTTATAATAGAAGTAGATAATAGTATTGAAAGAGGTATGCATATAGATGAACTTCTTCATTCAATAAAGGAGAATGAGTCAAATGATAACTAA
- the infB gene encoding translation initiation factor IF-2 → MAKIRVYELAKELNISSKELITLLEEEFSVEVKNHMSAIEDEDADLIKELLSGKEKSEKTKEEDDEIETTAKKPIKESMNNKKTNKRDDKNEKVNTENAEDMAIITMTSDTITVKEISDKLEKSYAEVIKELMLMGVMASVNQEINFEMAEKLAAKFDTEILKEDEDEEDDLEDILKDNEEGEHLQKRSPIITVMGHVDHGKTSLLDAIRKSKVTSTEAGGITQHIGAYTVELNGEAITFLDTPGHAAFTAMRARGAQVTDIVILVVAADDGIMPQTQEAISHCKAANVPLIVAINKIDRPGANIDKVKQELTEYGLVAEDWGGDTICVPVSAHTKEGIDDLLEMILLSSEILELKANPNRKAKGTVVEAKLDKGRGAVATLLIQNGTLRVGDSIVVGSTYGRIRAMFNDKGKNIKSAGPSTPVEILGLSEVPEAGDKFYQVKDEKTARGIADKRKEKIRDEYLQSTHKVSLEDLYNQIQEGTVKELGLIVKADVQGSVEALKQSLEKLSTEEVKVRVIHGGVGAINETDVTLATASNGIILGFNVRPDNNATIASERDGVDIKTYRVIYDAIEDIKSAMLGMLEPEFKEVVIGTAEVRQVYKISSVGTIAGAYVQTGKLARNAGARVIRDGIVIFESELGSLKRFKDDAKEVAQGYECGLSIEKFNDIKEGDIIECFIMEEIKKKTL, encoded by the coding sequence TTGGCAAAAATAAGAGTATATGAATTAGCTAAAGAATTAAACATATCAAGTAAAGAACTTATAACATTACTAGAAGAAGAATTTAGTGTAGAAGTTAAAAATCATATGAGTGCTATAGAAGATGAGGATGCAGATCTTATAAAAGAATTATTATCAGGCAAAGAAAAATCAGAAAAAACAAAGGAAGAAGATGATGAAATAGAAACTACAGCGAAAAAACCAATAAAAGAATCAATGAATAATAAAAAAACTAATAAAAGAGATGACAAAAATGAAAAAGTTAACACTGAAAATGCAGAAGATATGGCTATAATAACAATGACTTCTGATACTATTACAGTAAAAGAAATATCAGATAAATTAGAAAAATCCTATGCAGAAGTTATAAAAGAACTAATGCTTATGGGTGTTATGGCCTCTGTAAATCAAGAAATAAACTTTGAAATGGCTGAGAAATTAGCAGCAAAATTTGATACAGAAATTTTAAAAGAAGATGAAGATGAAGAAGATGATTTAGAAGATATATTAAAAGATAACGAAGAGGGAGAACACTTACAAAAGAGATCACCTATTATAACCGTTATGGGGCATGTTGACCATGGGAAAACCTCTTTATTAGATGCTATAAGAAAATCAAAGGTAACTTCTACAGAGGCAGGAGGAATAACACAACATATAGGTGCTTATACTGTAGAATTAAATGGAGAAGCTATAACTTTCTTAGATACTCCAGGCCACGCAGCTTTTACAGCTATGAGAGCAAGAGGAGCACAAGTTACAGATATAGTTATATTAGTAGTAGCAGCAGATGATGGAATTATGCCTCAAACTCAAGAAGCTATAAGTCACTGTAAGGCAGCTAATGTTCCATTAATAGTTGCTATAAATAAAATAGATAGACCTGGTGCTAATATAGATAAAGTAAAACAGGAATTAACAGAATATGGTTTAGTAGCAGAGGACTGGGGTGGAGATACTATATGTGTTCCAGTTTCAGCTCACACAAAAGAAGGTATAGATGACCTACTAGAAATGATACTTTTATCCTCAGAAATACTTGAATTAAAAGCAAATCCAAATAGAAAAGCAAAAGGAACAGTAGTAGAAGCTAAACTTGATAAAGGAAGAGGAGCAGTAGCTACATTACTTATTCAAAATGGTACTTTAAGAGTAGGAGATTCTATAGTAGTGGGATCTACATATGGAAGAATAAGAGCTATGTTTAATGATAAAGGTAAAAATATAAAATCAGCAGGCCCTTCTACACCAGTAGAAATACTAGGTTTATCAGAAGTTCCTGAAGCCGGAGATAAATTCTACCAAGTTAAGGATGAGAAAACTGCAAGAGGTATTGCAGATAAGAGAAAAGAAAAAATAAGAGATGAATATCTACAATCTACTCATAAGGTTTCTTTAGAAGATTTATACAATCAAATACAAGAAGGAACAGTAAAGGAATTGGGACTAATTGTAAAAGCTGATGTTCAGGGTTCTGTAGAGGCTTTAAAACAATCCTTAGAAAAACTTTCAACAGAGGAAGTAAAGGTTAGAGTTATTCATGGTGGTGTTGGAGCTATAAATGAAACAGATGTTACATTAGCTACAGCTTCTAATGGTATTATATTAGGATTTAATGTAAGACCAGACAATAATGCTACTATAGCTTCTGAAAGAGACGGAGTAGATATTAAAACATACAGAGTTATATATGATGCTATAGAAGATATAAAATCAGCTATGTTAGGTATGCTAGAACCAGAATTCAAAGAAGTAGTTATAGGTACTGCAGAGGTTAGACAGGTTTATAAAATATCTAGTGTAGGAACTATAGCAGGAGCTTATGTTCAAACAGGTAAATTAGCTAGAAATGCAGGAGCAAGAGTAATAAGAGATGGTATAGTAATATTTGAATCAGAACTTGGATCTTTAAAGAGATTTAAAGATGATGCTAAGGAAGTTGCTCAAGGATATGAATGTGGACTTAGCATAGAAAAGTTTAATGATATAAAAGAAGGCGACATAATTGAATGCTTTATCATGGAAGAGATTAAAAAGAAAACACTATAA
- a CDS encoding 50S ribosomal protein L7ae-like protein: MIPNKFLQFLSLTKKAGHLVEGYNKCEEAVTKKIVYAVIISCDASENSKNKFKVKCEKNDIPLIEGYSEKELGNVLGRDFIKILAIKDEGMANKLLKLWNDSQEH, from the coding sequence ATGATACCAAATAAGTTCCTACAGTTTTTAAGCTTAACTAAAAAAGCAGGACATTTAGTAGAAGGATACAACAAATGCGAAGAAGCTGTAACAAAAAAAATAGTTTATGCAGTTATAATATCTTGTGATGCTTCAGAAAATAGCAAGAATAAATTTAAAGTAAAGTGTGAAAAAAATGATATACCTTTAATAGAAGGTTATAGTGAAAAAGAGTTAGGCAATGTATTAGGAAGAGACTTTATAAAAATATTAGCTATAAAGGATGAAGGAATGGCTAATAAGTTATTAAAATTATGGAATGATAGCCAAGAGCATTAG
- the rnpM gene encoding RNase P modulator RnpM gives MKVKKVPLRMCTGCSEMKPKKELIRVVKNKEGEVSIDLTGKKAGRGAYICKDIECFNKAYKSKRLERNLEIKLDEEVYERLKGEIEDDTK, from the coding sequence ATGAAAGTTAAAAAAGTACCTTTAAGAATGTGCACAGGATGTAGCGAAATGAAACCTAAAAAAGAACTTATACGAGTTGTTAAAAATAAAGAAGGAGAGGTTTCAATAGATTTAACTGGCAAAAAAGCAGGAAGAGGAGCTTATATTTGTAAAGATATAGAATGCTTTAATAAAGCATATAAATCTAAAAGACTAGAAAGAAATCTAGAAATTAAGCTAGATGAAGAAGTTTATGAAAGATTAAAAGGTGAGATAGAAGATGATACCAAATAA
- the nusA gene encoding transcription termination factor NusA yields the protein MNQEFVEALKEIVKEKGISADLLFTTIEDALVTAYKKNYAKQGGSTNNVKVIMNRESGEIKVYAQKKVVELVEEEIEEISLEDAKEIDPNYELEDIINIEVTPKKFGRIAAQAAKQVVIQRIKEEERRIVYNEYIEKEEDILTGTVLRKDKGNILINVGKSEAVLGPNEQIPGEQFRFNEKIKLYVVEVKNTTKGPQVLISRTHPGLVKRLFELEVPEIYNGVVEIKSIAREAGSRTKIAVYSNDEAVDPMGACVGPKGVRVQNIVNELKNEKIDIIKWSKFPDELISNSLSPAKVIDVTIVDEENKAARVVVDDSQLSLAIGKEGQNVRLAAKLTGWKIDIKSKSQAEKEEILNLSETKDEVILENKEEDKDEKIDPNGEIGNTVEDTKENIKEEISVSENNQEVDPELEKAMEEVFNTEDKENKLKKDINLFEDDDEKPSIDTEKAIEEIFKDEF from the coding sequence ATGAACCAGGAATTTGTTGAAGCATTAAAGGAAATAGTAAAAGAAAAGGGTATAAGTGCAGATCTTTTGTTTACAACTATAGAAGATGCTTTAGTAACAGCATATAAGAAAAATTATGCCAAACAAGGTGGATCAACTAATAATGTAAAGGTAATAATGAACAGAGAAAGTGGAGAAATAAAAGTATATGCTCAAAAGAAAGTAGTAGAGCTAGTAGAAGAGGAAATTGAGGAAATATCCTTAGAAGATGCTAAAGAAATTGATCCAAACTATGAATTAGAAGATATAATAAATATTGAAGTAACACCTAAAAAGTTTGGAAGAATAGCAGCTCAAGCAGCAAAGCAAGTAGTTATACAAAGAATAAAAGAAGAAGAAAGAAGAATTGTATATAACGAATATATAGAAAAAGAAGAAGATATATTAACAGGGACAGTTTTAAGAAAGGATAAGGGAAATATCCTTATAAACGTAGGTAAGTCAGAGGCGGTTTTAGGACCAAATGAACAAATACCTGGAGAACAATTTAGATTTAATGAAAAAATAAAATTATATGTGGTAGAAGTAAAAAATACTACAAAAGGACCACAGGTTTTAATATCAAGAACTCATCCAGGATTAGTGAAAAGGTTATTTGAACTTGAAGTGCCAGAAATATATAATGGAGTAGTAGAAATAAAGAGTATAGCAAGAGAAGCAGGATCAAGAACTAAAATAGCAGTATATTCTAATGACGAAGCTGTAGATCCAATGGGTGCTTGTGTTGGACCTAAAGGCGTAAGAGTCCAAAATATAGTAAATGAGCTTAAAAATGAGAAAATAGACATAATAAAATGGAGCAAATTCCCAGATGAGCTTATATCCAATTCTTTAAGCCCAGCTAAAGTAATTGATGTAACTATAGTGGATGAAGAAAATAAAGCTGCAAGGGTTGTAGTAGATGATAGCCAATTATCTTTAGCTATAGGTAAAGAAGGTCAAAATGTTAGACTAGCAGCTAAGTTAACAGGCTGGAAAATAGACATAAAAAGTAAATCTCAAGCAGAAAAAGAAGAAATATTAAATTTATCTGAAACTAAAGATGAAGTAATCTTAGAGAATAAAGAAGAAGACAAAGATGAAAAAATAGATCCAAACGGAGAAATAGGTAATACAGTTGAAGATACAAAAGAAAATATAAAAGAAGAGATAAGTGTATCTGAAAACAATCAAGAAGTAGATCCAGAGTTAGAAAAGGCTATGGAAGAAGTTTTTAATACTGAAGATAAAGAAAATAAATTAAAAAAAGATATAAATTTATTTGAAGATGATGATGAAAAACCAAGTATAGATACAGAAAAAGCTATAGAAGAAATCTTTAAAGATGAATTTTAA
- the rimP gene encoding ribosome maturation factor RimP yields the protein MSKHSLIENLKKQIEPIVKGLSYDLYHIEFVKEGKENYLRIYIDSESGVSLEGCEKVSRAVSELLDDIDPIQESYYLEVSSPGIDRVLYTDKHLEKYKGYNIVLNLYSPIDKKKKYEGELVDFNENEINIKVEENIVIIPREKISKTTLKGEL from the coding sequence ATGAGTAAACATAGTTTAATTGAAAATCTTAAAAAGCAAATAGAGCCTATTGTTAAAGGGTTAAGCTATGATCTATATCATATAGAATTTGTTAAAGAAGGAAAAGAAAATTATTTAAGAATATATATAGATAGTGAAAGTGGTGTATCTTTAGAGGGCTGCGAAAAGGTAAGTAGAGCAGTTAGTGAATTATTAGATGACATAGATCCAATTCAAGAAAGTTACTATTTAGAAGTTTCTTCACCAGGAATTGACAGAGTTTTATATACAGATAAACATTTAGAAAAATATAAAGGCTATAATATAGTATTAAATTTATATTCACCTATAGATAAAAAGAAAAAATATGAAGGTGAATTAGTAGACTTCAATGAAAATGAGATAAATATAAAGGTTGAAGAAAACATAGTAATTATACCTAGGGAAAAGATATCAAAAACTACTTTAAAAGGGGAACTGTAA